Proteins encoded by one window of Massilia sp. NR 4-1:
- the lpdA gene encoding dihydrolipoyl dehydrogenase, whose translation MTEVKVPNIGDFKEVEVIEVMVKVGDTIKVDQSLVTVESDKASMEIPSTHAGVVKELKIKVGDKVGEGSLLLLVEEGASAGAAAPAAAPAPAAAPAPAPAAAAAPAVAPAAGGYSGQVDVQCDMMVLGGGPGGYSAAFRAADLGMNTVIVERYATLGGVCLNVGCIPSKALLHLAAVIDETATMSKHGVTFAKPQIDIDEVRKYKEGVIGKMTGGLAGMAKARKVSVVQGVGQFVSPNHIEVTAADGTKKVVQFKQAIIAAGSAVVKLPFVPEDPRIVDSTGALELRFMPKRMLVIGGGIIGLEMATVYSTFGARIDVVEMMDGLMQGADRDTVKVWQKHNEKRFDRIMTKTKTVGVEALPEGIKVTFEAAEAGATAPEPQVYDMVLVAVGRSPNGKKIAADKAGVIVGERGFIPVDSQMRTNVPHIFAIGDLVGQPMLAHKAVHEAHVAAEAAAGQKSHFDVKVIPSVAYTDPEVAWVGLTEDEAKAKGIKLEKGVFPWAASGRAVANGREEGFTKLLFDAETHRIVGGAIVGTHAGDMIGEIALAIEMGADGVDIGKTIHPHPTLGESIGMAAEVYEGVCTDLPPPRKR comes from the coding sequence GTCGACCAGTCCCTGGTCACGGTGGAGTCGGACAAGGCTTCGATGGAAATTCCATCGACCCATGCCGGCGTCGTCAAGGAACTGAAAATCAAGGTCGGCGACAAGGTGGGCGAAGGCTCGCTGCTGTTGCTGGTCGAGGAAGGCGCGTCCGCTGGCGCTGCTGCTCCGGCAGCCGCACCGGCGCCTGCTGCGGCTCCCGCTCCTGCACCGGCTGCCGCCGCCGCGCCTGCCGTGGCTCCGGCCGCCGGCGGCTACAGCGGCCAGGTCGACGTGCAGTGCGACATGATGGTGCTGGGCGGCGGCCCTGGCGGCTACTCGGCCGCCTTCCGCGCCGCCGACCTGGGCATGAACACCGTGATAGTGGAGCGCTATGCGACCCTGGGTGGTGTCTGTCTGAACGTGGGCTGCATCCCGTCGAAAGCGCTGCTGCACCTGGCGGCCGTGATCGACGAGACGGCCACCATGTCCAAGCATGGCGTCACCTTCGCCAAGCCGCAGATCGATATCGACGAAGTGCGCAAGTACAAGGAAGGCGTGATCGGCAAGATGACCGGCGGCCTGGCCGGCATGGCCAAGGCGCGCAAGGTCAGCGTGGTGCAGGGCGTGGGCCAGTTCGTCAGCCCGAACCACATCGAGGTGACTGCGGCCGACGGCACGAAGAAAGTCGTGCAGTTCAAGCAGGCCATCATCGCCGCCGGTTCGGCCGTGGTGAAGCTGCCGTTCGTGCCGGAAGATCCGCGCATCGTCGATTCCACCGGCGCGCTGGAACTGCGCTTCATGCCGAAGCGCATGCTGGTGATCGGCGGCGGCATCATCGGTCTGGAAATGGCGACCGTGTACTCCACCTTCGGCGCGCGCATCGACGTGGTCGAAATGATGGATGGCCTGATGCAGGGCGCCGACCGCGATACCGTCAAGGTCTGGCAGAAGCACAACGAGAAGCGCTTCGACCGCATCATGACCAAGACCAAGACGGTGGGCGTGGAAGCCCTGCCGGAAGGCATCAAGGTCACCTTCGAAGCCGCCGAAGCCGGCGCCACCGCACCGGAACCGCAGGTCTACGATATGGTGCTGGTGGCCGTGGGCCGCAGCCCGAACGGCAAGAAGATCGCCGCCGACAAGGCCGGCGTGATTGTCGGCGAGCGTGGCTTCATCCCGGTCGACAGCCAGATGCGCACCAACGTTCCGCACATCTTCGCCATCGGCGATCTGGTGGGCCAGCCGATGCTGGCGCACAAGGCCGTGCACGAAGCCCACGTGGCGGCGGAAGCCGCTGCCGGCCAGAAGTCGCACTTCGACGTCAAGGTGATTCCATCGGTGGCCTACACCGATCCGGAAGTGGCTTGGGTCGGTCTGACCGAGGATGAGGCGAAAGCCAAGGGCATCAAGCTGGAGAAGGGCGTCTTCCCATGGGCCGCGAGCGGCCGCGCCGTGGCCAATGGCCGCGAGGAAGGCTTCACCAAGCTGCTGTTCGACGCTGAAACCCACCGCATCGTGGGCGGCGCCATCGTCGGCACCCATGCCGGCGACATGATCGGCGAGATCGCCCTGGCGATCGAAATGGGCGCGGACGGCGTGGATATCGGCAAGACCATCCACCCGCATCCGACCCTGGGCGAGTCGATCGGCATGGCCGCTGAAGTCTACGAAGGCGTCTGCACCGACCTGCCGCCGCCGCGCAAGCGCTAA
- a CDS encoding DUF3144 domain-containing protein, translating to MSTPEANDNDKQFSEIIDAFVVLANDKAKTTPPQMVSAGLQFASSRFCAYLLAGTSTSKEHFLEQKEEAIKYFMGQFEQMLRDNVTDYENNYEQYQNWDGSKPAE from the coding sequence ATGAGCACTCCAGAAGCAAACGACAACGACAAGCAATTCTCCGAGATCATCGACGCCTTCGTCGTTCTGGCCAACGACAAGGCCAAGACCACGCCGCCGCAAATGGTGAGCGCAGGCCTGCAGTTCGCCTCCTCGCGTTTCTGCGCCTATCTGCTGGCCGGCACCAGCACCTCGAAAGAGCACTTCCTGGAACAGAAGGAAGAGGCTATCAAGTACTTCATGGGCCAGTTCGAGCAGATGCTGCGCGATAACGTCACCGACTACGAAAACAACTACGAGCAATACCAAAACTGGGACGGCTCCAAACCTGCCGAGTAA
- a CDS encoding DUF3144 domain-containing protein: MTDKPSAEQQTEDQQFWKFIDAHILLANEQLQNDPARANIAGAALLFAAARFNSYLLAAGSGTREVFASRKEEAAHYLREQFNKMLSDNLDDFDTNFEQHQKGQ; the protein is encoded by the coding sequence ATGACCGACAAGCCAAGCGCAGAGCAGCAAACCGAAGACCAGCAATTCTGGAAGTTCATCGACGCCCATATCCTGCTGGCCAACGAACAGCTGCAAAACGATCCTGCGCGCGCCAATATCGCCGGTGCCGCCCTGCTGTTTGCCGCCGCCCGCTTCAACTCCTACCTGCTGGCCGCCGGCAGCGGCACGCGCGAAGTCTTCGCCAGCCGCAAGGAAGAAGCCGCGCATTACCTGCGCGAGCAGTTCAATAAAATGTTGAGCGATAACCTCGACGATTTCGACACCAACTTCGAGCAGCACCAGAAAGGCCAATAA
- a CDS encoding TetR/AcrR family transcriptional regulator — protein sequence MSELPTTAQPPAESEPCIKAGRPRASEAEARQLELMNTAARLFLEKGYSKVSLEMIAREAHVAVRTIYVKFGGKAGLFHAILTYKREDFMASLDDLDTTVRPLRDILLDFSQRFTDLITSSSALRLHRMVIAEAHFNPELAEAFFEGGPKQTREMLTRFFSRPDIRGQMRDDIPPNMLTIYLLNLVMGDHMKRYLFDVETHNTPEQVQQHLQAAVDLFLRGTMR from the coding sequence ATGTCCGAACTTCCCACCACTGCCCAGCCACCAGCCGAGAGCGAGCCTTGCATCAAGGCCGGCCGCCCGCGCGCCAGCGAAGCCGAGGCGCGCCAGCTCGAATTGATGAACACGGCCGCCCGCCTGTTCCTGGAAAAAGGCTATAGCAAGGTCAGCCTGGAGATGATTGCGCGCGAAGCCCATGTGGCGGTGCGCACGATTTACGTGAAGTTCGGCGGCAAGGCCGGCCTGTTCCACGCCATCCTGACCTATAAGCGCGAGGACTTCATGGCCTCGCTCGACGATCTGGATACGACGGTGCGCCCGCTGCGCGACATCCTGCTCGATTTCAGCCAGCGCTTCACCGATCTGATCACCTCCTCCTCCGCGCTGCGCCTGCACCGCATGGTGATCGCCGAAGCCCACTTCAATCCCGAACTGGCCGAAGCGTTTTTCGAGGGCGGTCCCAAGCAGACGCGCGAAATGCTGACGCGCTTCTTCTCGCGTCCCGACATCCGCGGCCAGATGCGCGACGACATCCCGCCCAATATGCTGACCATCTACCTGCTGAACCTGGTGATGGGCGACCATATGAAGCGCTACCTGTTTGACGTGGAAACCCACAACACGCCGGAACAGGTGCAGCAGCACCTGCAGGCGGCCGTCGACCTTTTCCTGCGCGGCACCATGCGCTGA
- a CDS encoding HlyD family secretion protein, which translates to MSNQAEQKVLSAVPHSAPAPAAPAAPAGKNPPNPRVMIVAGLIALAAIGAGGRMWYRSHYFVETENAYVAGHVHPVSSRIAGVVSKVLIEDNQLVKEGQVIAELDPFDQHVKVEQIQAQIETAEQQVLQSEAQIAQVNAQASAAAAQVAQSEAQLLRAKQDAERYGQLYTSQMKAVSKAELDAATAARTSAAADLAARKDSAAAAKAQITAATSAREVQKAQIKVLRVQLKDAQQQLAYNQVLAPVTGRIGKRTIEVGQRVQAGQQLTAIVQDNVWVTANFKETQLAEMHVGQQVHVTVDAFPGKELIGRVDSFAPASGAQFALLPADNATGNFTKIVQRVPVKITLKAEDIKAMGGRLAPGMSAIAEVALKEGDLKEGGLKVAAH; encoded by the coding sequence ATGTCCAATCAGGCAGAACAAAAAGTGCTCAGCGCCGTCCCCCATTCCGCCCCGGCGCCGGCCGCACCGGCCGCACCGGCCGGCAAGAACCCGCCGAATCCCCGCGTCATGATCGTGGCCGGCCTGATCGCCCTGGCCGCCATCGGCGCCGGCGGCCGCATGTGGTATCGCAGCCATTACTTCGTCGAGACCGAGAATGCCTACGTGGCCGGCCACGTCCATCCCGTGTCCTCGCGCATCGCCGGCGTGGTGAGCAAGGTGCTGATCGAAGATAACCAGCTGGTCAAGGAAGGCCAGGTCATCGCCGAACTCGATCCCTTCGACCAGCATGTGAAAGTGGAGCAGATCCAGGCCCAGATCGAAACGGCCGAACAGCAGGTGCTGCAGTCGGAAGCGCAGATCGCCCAGGTCAACGCCCAGGCCAGCGCCGCCGCCGCCCAGGTGGCCCAGTCCGAAGCCCAGCTGCTGCGCGCCAAGCAGGATGCCGAGCGCTACGGCCAGCTGTACACCAGCCAGATGAAGGCCGTCTCCAAAGCCGAACTGGATGCCGCCACCGCCGCCCGCACCAGCGCCGCCGCCGACCTGGCCGCGCGCAAGGACAGCGCCGCCGCCGCCAAGGCCCAGATCACCGCCGCCACCTCGGCGCGCGAAGTGCAGAAAGCCCAGATCAAGGTGCTGCGCGTGCAGTTGAAAGACGCCCAGCAGCAGCTCGCCTACAACCAGGTGCTGGCACCCGTCACGGGCCGCATCGGCAAGCGCACCATTGAAGTGGGCCAGCGCGTGCAGGCCGGCCAGCAATTGACCGCCATCGTGCAGGACAATGTCTGGGTCACCGCCAACTTCAAGGAAACCCAGCTCGCCGAAATGCATGTGGGCCAGCAGGTGCATGTGACGGTGGACGCCTTCCCCGGCAAGGAACTGATCGGCCGCGTGGACAGTTTCGCCCCCGCATCCGGCGCCCAGTTCGCGCTGCTGCCGGCCGATAACGCCACCGGCAACTTCACCAAGATCGTGCAGCGCGTGCCGGTCAAGATCACGCTCAAGGCGGAAGACATCAAAGCCATGGGCGGCCGTCTGGCGCCAGGCATGTCGGCCATCGCCGAAGTGGCGCTGAAAGAAGGCGACCTGAAAGAGGGCGGCCTGAAAGTCGCGGCCCACTAA
- a CDS encoding DHA2 family efflux MFS transporter permease subunit: MSATQTLSAADPHALGKVDARTWIAVAAGMLGAFMAVLDIQITNSSLKDILGSLSATQEEGSWISTAYLVAEIIVIPLTGLLTRVFGLRGYMMGTTALFLVFSTMCGMAWNLESMIVFRMLQGFTGGALIPMAMTLVMAKLPPSKRATGMAIFGLTATLAPAMGPTFGGYLSEIYGWPSIFYINWAPGILLMVGMAYGLDKEKAKLDQLLKADWLGIGFMAMGLGCLTIFLEEGNSKDWFDSAFIIAFATMAVIGILGWVITSNTRAQPFVNLGLYSHRNFLVATALSAIMGMGLYGSSFLLPLFLGQIAGYSPMQIGEVIMWVGLPQLFVMPFVAKLSSKIDNRLLCSFGLLLFGASCLMNAYMDATTGYDQLLWSQVLRALGQPFIMLTLSNFAMNGVGPKDMPSASSLFNMTRNLGGSIGIALLATALTKREQFHSARLGESVTAFSSEVVQRLDVLTQSFISRGMDPGTASNMALKAIDNLVRREAFVMGYNDGFLLVGWILLACIPVLWLSDKVKSPSGGGGGAH, translated from the coding sequence ATGAGCGCTACGCAAACCCTGTCCGCGGCGGACCCGCATGCCCTCGGCAAGGTCGATGCCCGTACCTGGATCGCCGTTGCCGCCGGCATGCTGGGCGCCTTCATGGCGGTGCTGGATATCCAGATCACCAACAGCTCGCTGAAGGACATCCTCGGTTCGCTGTCGGCCACCCAGGAAGAGGGTTCGTGGATCTCCACCGCCTATCTGGTGGCCGAGATCATCGTCATTCCGCTGACAGGCCTGCTGACCCGCGTCTTCGGTCTGCGCGGCTATATGATGGGCACCACCGCCCTGTTCCTGGTGTTCTCCACCATGTGCGGCATGGCCTGGAACCTGGAGAGCATGATCGTGTTCCGCATGCTGCAAGGCTTCACCGGCGGCGCCCTGATTCCGATGGCGATGACCCTGGTGATGGCCAAGCTGCCGCCATCCAAGCGCGCCACCGGCATGGCCATCTTCGGCCTGACCGCCACGCTGGCGCCGGCCATGGGACCGACCTTCGGCGGCTACCTGAGCGAAATCTACGGCTGGCCTTCGATCTTCTACATCAACTGGGCGCCCGGCATCCTGCTGATGGTGGGCATGGCCTATGGCCTGGACAAGGAAAAGGCCAAGCTCGACCAGCTGCTCAAAGCCGACTGGCTGGGCATCGGCTTCATGGCCATGGGCCTGGGCTGCCTGACCATCTTCCTGGAAGAGGGCAATAGCAAGGACTGGTTCGACTCCGCCTTCATCATCGCCTTCGCCACCATGGCGGTGATCGGCATCCTGGGCTGGGTCATCACCAGCAATACGCGTGCCCAGCCCTTCGTCAACCTGGGCCTGTACAGCCACCGCAACTTCCTGGTGGCCACCGCGCTATCGGCAATCATGGGCATGGGCCTGTACGGTTCGTCCTTCCTGCTGCCGCTGTTCCTGGGCCAGATCGCGGGCTACTCGCCCATGCAGATCGGCGAAGTGATCATGTGGGTGGGCTTGCCGCAGCTGTTCGTCATGCCCTTCGTGGCCAAGCTCTCGTCGAAGATCGACAACCGCCTGCTGTGCTCCTTCGGCCTGCTGCTGTTCGGCGCTTCCTGCCTGATGAATGCGTACATGGACGCCACCACGGGATATGACCAGCTGCTGTGGTCCCAGGTGCTGCGCGCGCTGGGCCAGCCTTTCATCATGCTGACCCTGTCGAACTTTGCCATGAACGGCGTCGGCCCGAAAGACATGCCCTCGGCATCGAGCCTGTTCAATATGACCCGTAATCTCGGCGGTTCCATTGGCATCGCCCTGCTGGCCACCGCACTGACCAAGCGCGAGCAGTTCCACTCCGCGCGCCTGGGCGAATCGGTGACGGCGTTTTCCAGCGAGGTGGTGCAGCGCCTGGACGTGCTCACGCAATCCTTCATCAGCCGCGGCATGGACCCCGGCACGGCTTCGAATATGGCACTGAAAGCCATCGACAACCTGGTGCGGCGCGAAGCCTTTGTGATGGGCTATAACGACGGCTTCCTGCTGGTCGGCTGGATCCTGCTGGCCTGCATTCCGGTCTTGTGGCTGTCCGACAAAGTCAAGTCGCCTTCGGGCGGCGGCGGTGGCGCGCACTAA
- a CDS encoding efflux transporter outer membrane subunit, whose translation MFATTFQTTKRLALAAAVGLALSACSTVGSDFKAPKNVGDSAFRHAPQGSAAEARLPQQWWTVFGDETLNRLEQQALHDNPSVQAAAQRLLQAEAQLGVARANQQPSLSVNTSVANSRTSANTSQGIALGHRSISGNQYSLGASMSYELDLLGRVRRAVEAADAQALAAQADRDGVLLLLSSQVASSYWQLRGLDAELAILNNALSTRRESEELVNARFNAGLSNELDTSRARIERANAEADLQEVQRQRNQLEHGLAVLLGASPSATVLPAVAGTAMPQPPVIPAGLPASLLGQRPDLAGSVATLRAANAQIGVAEGAFYPSLTLTGNFGFASEKLSDTLKSGSRVFSAGPLGLSLPIFDGGRNKANLALAKARYEEAIANHQGKLLTALREVEDALSDAQQRKQQGELQTASRDAAVRAYQVALARYERGISTYLDVTDAQRSALSTERAAAQIGTQRLLAAVAVARALGAGWQPDARLANVTQ comes from the coding sequence ATGTTCGCAACTACGTTCCAAACCACCAAACGCCTGGCGCTGGCCGCCGCCGTTGGCCTGGCCCTGTCGGCCTGCAGCACGGTCGGCAGTGATTTCAAGGCGCCGAAAAACGTCGGCGACAGCGCCTTCCGCCACGCGCCGCAAGGCAGCGCCGCCGAAGCGCGCCTGCCGCAGCAATGGTGGACCGTCTTCGGCGACGAAACCCTGAACCGCCTGGAACAGCAAGCCCTGCACGACAATCCCTCGGTGCAGGCCGCCGCCCAGCGCCTGCTGCAGGCGGAAGCCCAGCTGGGCGTGGCGCGCGCCAACCAGCAGCCATCGCTGAGCGTGAACACCTCGGTGGCCAACTCGCGCACCTCGGCCAATACCTCGCAAGGCATCGCCCTGGGCCACCGCTCCATCAGCGGCAACCAGTATTCGCTGGGCGCCTCCATGTCCTATGAGCTGGATCTGCTGGGCCGCGTGCGCCGCGCCGTGGAAGCAGCCGACGCGCAAGCCCTGGCCGCCCAGGCCGACCGCGATGGCGTGCTGCTGCTCCTGTCTTCGCAAGTTGCCAGCAGCTACTGGCAATTGCGTGGCCTGGATGCCGAACTGGCCATCCTGAACAATGCGCTGAGCACCCGCCGCGAAAGCGAAGAGTTGGTCAACGCCCGCTTCAACGCCGGCCTGTCGAATGAGCTGGACACCTCGCGCGCCCGTATCGAGCGCGCCAACGCCGAAGCCGACCTGCAGGAAGTGCAGCGTCAGCGCAACCAGCTGGAACATGGCCTCGCTGTGCTGCTTGGCGCCTCGCCCTCGGCCACCGTGCTGCCAGCCGTGGCCGGTACGGCGATGCCACAACCGCCCGTGATTCCGGCCGGCCTGCCGGCGAGCTTGCTGGGCCAGCGTCCCGACCTGGCAGGTAGCGTCGCCACCCTGCGCGCCGCCAATGCGCAGATCGGCGTGGCCGAAGGCGCCTTCTATCCCTCGCTGACCTTGACCGGCAACTTCGGCTTCGCCTCCGAAAAACTCAGCGACACGCTGAAAAGCGGTTCGCGCGTTTTCAGTGCCGGCCCGCTCGGCCTGTCCCTGCCGATTTTCGACGGCGGCCGCAACAAGGCCAATCTGGCTTTGGCCAAAGCCCGCTACGAAGAAGCCATCGCCAACCACCAAGGCAAGCTGTTGACCGCCCTGCGCGAAGTGGAAGACGCCTTGTCCGACGCCCAGCAGCGCAAACAGCAGGGCGAGCTGCAGACCGCCTCGCGCGACGCCGCCGTTCGCGCCTACCAGGTCGCCCTGGCCCGCTACGAGCGCGGCATCTCCACCTACCTCGACGTGACCGACGCCCAGCGCAGCGCCCTGTCCACCGAGCGCGCCGCCGCCCAGATCGGCACCCAGCGCCTGCTGGCAGCGGTCGCCGTCGCCCGCGCCCTCGGCGCCGGCTGGCAGCCCGATGCCCGCCTCGCCAACGTCACCCAATAA
- a CDS encoding short chain dehydrogenase, with amino-acid sequence MKAVVIGASGTIGQAIVEALGQRHEIVTVGSHSGQYQADVKDIAQVRALFEQIGKVDAVLVAAGILHIGPLEEMTPEQFYIGLNSKLMGQVNVALVAQHYLNDGGSITLTSGVDAHQPIRHGANASTSNAAVEGFVRAAAAELKRGLRINVVNPTLVTESAPKYGHLFPGFETVTAKRVALAYVRSAEGVETGQTYKIWN; translated from the coding sequence ATGAAAGCAGTAGTAATCGGCGCCAGCGGCACCATCGGGCAAGCGATTGTGGAGGCCTTGGGCCAGCGCCATGAGATTGTCACCGTGGGCAGCCATAGCGGCCAGTATCAGGCGGACGTGAAAGACATCGCCCAGGTACGCGCGTTGTTCGAGCAAATCGGCAAGGTGGATGCGGTGCTGGTGGCGGCAGGCATCCTGCATATCGGCCCGCTGGAAGAGATGACGCCGGAGCAGTTCTACATCGGCCTGAACAGCAAACTGATGGGCCAGGTCAATGTGGCCCTGGTCGCCCAGCACTATCTGAACGATGGCGGCTCCATCACCCTGACCAGCGGCGTCGATGCGCACCAGCCGATCCGCCATGGCGCCAACGCCAGCACCTCTAATGCCGCCGTCGAAGGCTTCGTGCGCGCCGCCGCGGCTGAACTGAAGCGCGGCCTGCGCATCAACGTCGTCAACCCCACCCTCGTCACCGAATCCGCACCCAAGTACGGCCACCTGTTCCCAGGCTTCGAAACTGTAACTGCCAAGCGCGTTGCGCTGGCCTACGTGCGCAGCGCCGAGGGCGTCGAAACCGGCCAAACCTACAAAATCTGGAACTAA
- a CDS encoding LysR family transcriptional regulator, translating into MDKLRSMEIFVAVVDAGSFTAAAERFEISPVMVGKHIRALEQRLGAALLSRTTRRQSLTEIGRQYAEQCRLILAQIQSAESVAEAMRAVPRGRLKITAPVSFGAEWLSPALTEYLDLYPEVSVDLNLSDRVVDLVDEGFDIGLRIGTLQDSSMVARPLRPYGVVICAAPEYLAQRGTPQTPEELVLHECLDFLNWNPQARWRLRGQKNGNAVPPSRFRSNNSQSLRMAALSGFGIIMQADLMLARDIAAGRLVPLLQEHIPQPRPMHLLYSRDRQPTPKLTTLIDFLLDRFGPSAPWPPTGPRL; encoded by the coding sequence ATGGACAAGTTACGCAGCATGGAGATTTTCGTCGCCGTGGTCGATGCCGGCAGTTTCACGGCGGCGGCGGAACGCTTCGAGATATCGCCGGTCATGGTGGGCAAGCATATCCGCGCACTGGAACAGCGCCTCGGCGCCGCCCTGCTCTCGCGCACCACGCGGCGCCAGTCGCTGACCGAGATCGGACGCCAGTACGCCGAGCAATGCCGGCTTATCCTGGCGCAGATCCAGAGCGCCGAATCGGTGGCCGAAGCGATGCGCGCCGTGCCGCGCGGACGGCTGAAGATCACGGCGCCGGTTTCGTTCGGCGCCGAGTGGCTCAGTCCCGCGCTGACCGAATATCTCGACCTGTATCCCGAAGTGAGTGTCGACCTGAATCTGAGCGACCGCGTGGTCGACCTGGTGGACGAAGGCTTCGACATCGGCCTGCGCATCGGCACCCTGCAGGATTCCAGCATGGTGGCGCGGCCGCTGCGGCCATATGGCGTGGTGATCTGCGCCGCACCCGAATACCTGGCGCAGCGCGGCACGCCGCAGACGCCCGAAGAGCTGGTGCTGCATGAATGCCTCGATTTCCTCAACTGGAATCCGCAAGCACGCTGGCGGCTGCGCGGACAGAAGAACGGCAACGCCGTGCCGCCCAGCCGCTTCCGCTCCAACAACAGCCAATCGCTGCGCATGGCCGCGCTGAGCGGCTTCGGCATCATCATGCAGGCCGACCTGATGCTTGCCAGGGACATCGCCGCCGGCCGCCTCGTGCCGCTGCTGCAGGAGCATATTCCGCAGCCGCGCCCCATGCACCTGCTGTATTCACGCGACCGCCAGCCCACACCCAAGCTCACCACCCTGATCGACTTCCTGCTCGACCGCTTCGGCCCCAGCGCGCCCTGGCCTCCTACTGGCCCCCGCCTTTGA
- a CDS encoding short chain dehydrogenase, with protein sequence MKVVIIGANGEVGKAVAQELGQRHEIVSVGSSSGQYQADITDIAQVRALFDKIGKVDAVVVAAGALHFGPLSEMTPEQFHIGLNSKLMGQVNVALVAQEYLNDGGSITLTSGIVGENPIRNGANASAVNAAVDGFARGAAVELKRGLRINSISPTLLTESQPKYGPYFYGFETVPAARVALAYSRSVEGAETGKTYRIW encoded by the coding sequence ATGAAAGTCGTCATCATTGGAGCCAATGGGGAAGTCGGCAAGGCCGTGGCACAAGAGCTGGGCCAGCGCCATGAAATCGTCAGCGTCGGCAGCAGCAGCGGCCAATACCAGGCCGACATCACGGACATCGCCCAGGTGCGCGCGCTGTTCGACAAGATCGGCAAGGTGGATGCGGTGGTGGTCGCCGCCGGCGCCCTGCATTTCGGTCCGCTGTCGGAAATGACGCCCGAGCAGTTCCACATTGGCCTGAACAGCAAATTGATGGGACAGGTGAACGTGGCCCTGGTCGCGCAGGAATACCTGAACGACGGCGGCTCCATCACACTGACCAGCGGCATCGTCGGCGAGAATCCGATCCGCAACGGCGCCAATGCCAGCGCGGTGAACGCGGCGGTGGATGGTTTCGCGCGCGGCGCGGCGGTCGAGCTGAAACGCGGCCTGCGCATCAACTCCATCAGCCCGACCTTGCTGACCGAGTCGCAGCCGAAATACGGTCCATATTTTTATGGCTTCGAAACCGTGCCCGCCGCCCGCGTCGCACTGGCTTACAGCCGCAGCGTGGAAGGCGCGGAAACGGGCAAGACTTACCGCATCTGGTAA